A genome region from Labilibaculum antarcticum includes the following:
- a CDS encoding DsrE/DsrF/DrsH-like family protein, with product MQQVTEIQAVDFQKQIDALTAKVSMLEDMNQDQLSIAVVSGDFDKILAAMVISLGAAAMDTEVKLFFSFWSIAALRDPKKSVRGKNFISKMFGIMLPKGWEHLKLSTMNMGGVGPRMIKSIMKKHGVLSLEEMFKQAGELGIEITICEMSMDLMGIKKEELIDYPNMRIAGAVTFAGDMGESSAQLFI from the coding sequence ATGCAACAAGTAACAGAAATTCAGGCTGTTGATTTTCAAAAACAAATTGACGCCTTAACCGCAAAGGTTTCCATGCTGGAAGACATGAACCAAGACCAATTATCAATAGCGGTAGTGTCTGGTGATTTTGATAAGATTTTAGCAGCTATGGTTATTTCTCTCGGAGCTGCAGCAATGGATACAGAAGTTAAATTATTCTTTTCATTTTGGTCAATTGCAGCCTTACGTGATCCAAAAAAATCAGTTCGAGGTAAGAATTTCATTTCTAAAATGTTCGGAATTATGCTTCCTAAAGGTTGGGAACATTTAAAATTGTCAACCATGAACATGGGGGGGGTGGGACCGCGAATGATAAAATCGATTATGAAAAAACATGGCGTTCTTTCTTTGGAAGAAATGTTTAAGCAAGCTGGTGAACTCGGTATTGAAATTACCATCTGTGAGATGTCTATGGATTTGATGGGGATTAAGAAAGAGGAATTGATCGACTATCCAAATATGCGTATCGCCGGGGCTGTAACATTTGCAGGTGATATGGGTGAGAGTTCAGCTCAGTTATTTATATAA